One part of the Thiothrix nivea DSM 5205 genome encodes these proteins:
- a CDS encoding DUF2282 domain-containing protein, translated as MTTNKQLMAATIMALGMAAASTTLLAADDEAKPETEKCGGIVKAGMNDCGANGHACAGQAKVDNAPGEWIKLPKGTCEKIAGGTVIDGEDMKMN; from the coding sequence ATGACGACGAACAAACAACTGATGGCTGCCACAATTATGGCGCTGGGTATGGCCGCTGCTTCCACCACCCTGCTGGCGGCTGATGACGAAGCCAAGCCGGAAACAGAAAAGTGCGGCGGCATTGTCAAGGCTGGCATGAATGACTGTGGTGCGAATGGCCACGCCTGCGCCGGTCAGGCCAAGGTTGACAACGCCCCGGGCGAATGGATCAAGCTGCCCAAAGGCACTTGTGAGAAAATCGCTGGCGGCACTGTGATCGACGGCGAAGACATGAAGATGAACTGA
- a CDS encoding DUF692 domain-containing protein: protein MSVSGQITGCGVGLRFQHIDRIVDEKPPIPWLEILTDNYLLPGSVQQDYLLEIAEHYPLTFHGVGMSLGSTDPLDQEYFRRVKLLVDRVNPAWVSDHLCWTSVHGMVTHDLIPLPYTDATIRHVAARIRQAQDILGCGLVIENVSSYLQYQQSVMTEWEFLAAVVEEADCKLLLDVNNIYVSACNHDFGPLDYLNAIPPARVQEIHLAGYEDRGTHLLDTHGYPVTQPVWDLYAQAIRRVGSVPTLIEWDNNVPELETLLAEAAKAAEVQARALA from the coding sequence ATGTCTGTTTCCGGCCAGATAACAGGATGTGGCGTCGGTCTGCGTTTCCAGCACATCGACCGCATTGTGGACGAAAAGCCACCCATCCCGTGGCTGGAAATCCTCACCGATAATTACCTGCTGCCCGGTAGCGTGCAGCAGGATTATCTGCTCGAAATTGCCGAACATTACCCCCTCACATTCCACGGCGTCGGCATGTCGCTTGGTTCGACCGACCCGCTGGATCAGGAATATTTCAGGCGCGTCAAGTTGCTGGTGGATCGGGTAAATCCTGCCTGGGTGTCTGACCATCTGTGCTGGACTTCGGTACATGGCATGGTCACACACGACCTGATTCCACTGCCTTACACTGACGCAACCATCCGGCACGTTGCTGCGCGTATCCGCCAGGCGCAGGACATACTCGGGTGTGGGCTGGTGATTGAAAACGTTTCCAGCTATCTGCAATACCAACAGTCGGTCATGACGGAGTGGGAATTCCTGGCTGCTGTGGTGGAAGAGGCTGACTGCAAACTGCTGCTGGACGTGAACAATATCTACGTCAGCGCCTGCAACCACGATTTTGGCCCGCTGGATTACCTCAACGCAATTCCGCCCGCACGGGTGCAGGAAATCCATCTCGCCGGTTACGAAGACCGAGGAACCCATCTGCTCGACACCCACGGTTACCCCGTTACGCAACCCGTGTGGGATTTGTATGCGCAAGCCATCCGCCGGGTAGGTTCGGTTCCCACCCTGATCGAATGGGACAACAACGTACCGGAACTGGAAACCCTGCTGGCGGAAGCCGCCAAAGCCGCCGAGGTGCAAGCGCGTGCCCTTGCCTGA
- a CDS encoding DNA-binding domain-containing protein, with protein MPLPDLQRRFVAAIFDRNQRAGAAELVKDHGELDAMQRVGIYRNSVHGVLLQYLGSLYEVTLQLVGEEFFGRLSDEYVDRAPPTRPFLAEYGDGFPAFMRQHEGLQSMQWLADVAQLEWARHAAWNAVNQPASDFTQIMSLDEEQQTNLCFQMPESARLIQSPYAIHKVWLAHQPEDFPEKLPLERIQIQQPTYVLVWRAGRKLQQVELDETGWQFLTAVQQGKTLPELTEQFQEQLPMLLTTAMQRGWILSYSV; from the coding sequence GTGCCCTTGCCTGACCTGCAACGCCGTTTCGTTGCCGCCATTTTCGACCGCAACCAGCGGGCAGGAGCGGCGGAACTGGTGAAGGATCACGGTGAGCTTGACGCCATGCAACGGGTTGGTATCTACCGCAATAGCGTGCATGGCGTGTTGCTGCAATACCTCGGCTCCCTGTACGAAGTCACGCTGCAACTGGTGGGCGAGGAATTTTTCGGGCGGCTTTCCGATGAATACGTCGATCGTGCGCCACCGACACGACCATTTCTGGCGGAATACGGTGACGGATTCCCAGCTTTCATGCGTCAGCATGAAGGCTTGCAATCCATGCAGTGGCTGGCTGATGTGGCGCAACTGGAATGGGCGCGCCATGCTGCGTGGAATGCCGTCAACCAACCTGCTTCCGACTTCACGCAAATCATGAGCCTGGATGAAGAACAGCAGACAAACCTTTGTTTTCAAATGCCAGAATCTGCACGGTTGATACAGTCACCCTATGCTATCCATAAGGTGTGGTTAGCGCACCAACCTGAAGATTTTCCCGAAAAACTCCCCCTCGAACGCATCCAGATTCAACAGCCAACGTATGTATTGGTATGGCGGGCGGGGAGGAAACTGCAACAGGTGGAACTGGATGAAACCGGTTGGCAATTCCTCACTGCCGTGCAACAGGGTAAGACCTTGCCTGAATTGACTGAGCAGTTTCAGGAACAATTGCCCATGTTGCTGACTACCGCCATGCAACGTGGCTGGATTCTGTCTTACAGCGTTTAG
- a CDS encoding DoxX family protein, which translates to MDKPITLPGFLLAECWPVDLFLKPLTLLVFRLWVAWVFFASGLTKIQSWSSTLYLFEDEYKVPLLSPELAAYLGTAAELVLPVLLALGLLTRPAALALFVFNIVAVISYPYLHTVAGAGGYWQHVFWGAMIWSVFVFGPGALSLDRLWAGRLMKRCG; encoded by the coding sequence ATGGACAAACCGATTACGCTGCCAGGCTTTCTGCTGGCGGAATGCTGGCCTGTTGACCTTTTTTTGAAACCCCTAACCCTACTGGTATTTCGGTTGTGGGTGGCGTGGGTATTTTTTGCCTCCGGCCTGACCAAAATTCAAAGCTGGTCGAGTACGCTTTACCTGTTTGAAGATGAGTACAAGGTTCCGCTGTTATCTCCGGAATTAGCGGCGTATTTGGGTACGGCGGCGGAACTGGTGTTGCCGGTGTTGCTGGCGCTGGGTTTGCTGACCCGCCCGGCTGCGCTGGCTTTGTTTGTGTTCAATATTGTAGCGGTGATTTCCTACCCTTACTTGCATACGGTAGCTGGGGCAGGGGGCTACTGGCAGCATGTCTTCTGGGGCGCAATGATCTGGTCGGTATTTGTGTTTGGGCCGGGTGCGCTTTCCCTTGACCGTTTGTGGGCGGGAAGGTTGATGAAAAGGTGTGGCTAA
- a CDS encoding response regulator, translated as MPRKPKLSTIMIVEDDPAVLKRLSQTVTESRHLMLRAACSTFSSAVKILELDPPDVLLVDLDLPDGNGMNLIRKIREEALDTQPLVISVFGDEGHVLEAIANGAFGYLHKDDDSFKIEDAIVMLVDGGSPITPSLARHVLRRFQPQSDAYEMLEKLTRRERDILTKVAKGYTSKEIAEMEELSYHTIATHVKNVYRKLSVNSKAEAIFEARRMNLI; from the coding sequence ATGCCCCGCAAACCCAAGCTTTCTACCATCATGATCGTTGAGGATGACCCAGCCGTTCTCAAACGCTTGTCCCAAACTGTGACTGAAAGTCGACATCTCATGTTAAGGGCTGCATGCAGTACCTTCAGTTCCGCCGTGAAAATCCTGGAGCTTGATCCGCCTGATGTCCTGCTGGTGGATTTGGATTTGCCGGACGGGAATGGAATGAACCTGATACGTAAAATCAGGGAGGAGGCGCTGGATACACAACCCCTGGTTATTAGTGTCTTTGGTGATGAGGGGCATGTGTTGGAGGCGATTGCCAATGGTGCATTCGGCTATCTGCACAAGGACGATGATAGCTTCAAGATTGAGGATGCGATTGTGATGTTGGTAGATGGAGGCTCCCCAATAACACCATCATTGGCGCGGCATGTGCTAAGGCGCTTCCAGCCTCAGAGCGATGCGTATGAGATGCTGGAGAAACTGACCAGGCGCGAACGTGACATCCTGACGAAAGTGGCCAAAGGTTATACGTCGAAAGAAATCGCTGAAATGGAAGAACTGTCGTATCACACAATTGCAACACATGTGAAGAATGTTTATCGTAAACTCTCGGTTAACTCCAAGGCCGAAGCCATTTTTGAGGCGAGGCGCATGAACCTAATTTAA